In Bacteroidales bacterium, the following are encoded in one genomic region:
- the dnaJ gene encoding molecular chaperone DnaJ — protein sequence MTKRDYYEILEVPKNASKEEIKKAYRKKALQYHPDRNPGDKEAEEKFKEAAEAYDVLSDDEKRRRYDQFGHAGVGSAAGGGGFEGFDIEDIFSRFGDIFGDFGFGGFGGFGRSGGSRQRVNKGTNLRIKVKLTLQEIATGVEKKIKVRKLVQCPVCNGTGAKDSHSYRECHTCNGQGYVTRVTRTILGHMQSTSPCPTCQGEGRIITNKCSKCSGEGVVHDEEVISINIPAGVAEGMQLSMTGKGNAARHGGIPGDLIILIEEEKHPDYIREDNNLIYNLIVSIPQAILGSTVEIPLIEGGKVKMKIDPGTTSGKLLRIRGKGLPEVQGYGRGDLIVRVIVYIPTNISKEERKILEKLEESESFKPENAKKDKNFFEHFKKYFS from the coding sequence ATGACTAAACGAGATTATTATGAAATATTAGAAGTTCCTAAAAATGCTTCCAAAGAAGAGATAAAGAAAGCTTATCGCAAAAAAGCTTTACAATATCATCCAGACCGTAACCCTGGCGACAAAGAGGCAGAAGAAAAATTTAAGGAAGCAGCCGAGGCTTATGATGTTTTAAGCGATGACGAAAAACGTCGTCGCTACGATCAATTTGGACACGCTGGTGTAGGTAGTGCTGCTGGTGGTGGAGGATTTGAAGGATTTGATATAGAAGATATTTTTAGCAGATTTGGTGATATATTTGGCGATTTTGGTTTTGGAGGTTTTGGAGGCTTTGGACGTAGTGGAGGTTCGCGTCAACGTGTGAATAAAGGCACTAACCTACGGATAAAAGTTAAACTTACGTTGCAAGAAATAGCAACCGGTGTTGAGAAAAAAATTAAAGTTCGAAAATTAGTTCAATGCCCTGTTTGTAATGGTACAGGTGCTAAAGATAGTCATTCATATCGCGAATGCCATACTTGTAACGGGCAAGGTTATGTAACTCGTGTTACAAGAACTATATTAGGTCACATGCAATCGACCTCTCCTTGTCCAACATGCCAAGGTGAAGGACGAATAATTACGAATAAATGTTCAAAATGTTCGGGCGAAGGAGTTGTACACGACGAAGAAGTAATTTCGATAAACATACCTGCTGGAGTTGCCGAAGGAATGCAACTTTCAATGACAGGCAAAGGAAATGCCGCTAGACATGGTGGTATACCTGGCGATTTAATAATATTGATTGAAGAGGAAAAGCATCCGGATTATATCCGCGAAGACAATAATTTAATATATAATTTAATTGTATCTATTCCTCAGGCAATTTTAGGAAGCACGGTCGAAATTCCTTTAATAGAAGGTGGAAAAGTAAAAATGAAAATTGATCCGGGAACTACGTCCGGAAAGCTTTTGCGAATAAGAGGCAAAGGACTGCCCGAAGTGCAAGGATACGGACGCGGTGATTTAATAGTTAGAGTAATTGTTTATATTCCTACAAATATTTCTAAAGAAGAACGAAAAATATTAGAAAAATTAGAAGAATCGGAAAGCTTTAAGCCCGAAAATGCAAAAAAAGACAAAAATTTCTTTGAGCATTTTAAGAAATATTTTTCTTAA
- a CDS encoding methionyl-tRNA formyltransferase has product MKIVFMGTPQFAAYTLKELLKSQHQIVAVVTVPDKPAGRGLKLKQSEVKQIALEHQIPLLQPERLKDESFIASLKSYQADLFVVVAFRMLPKEVWSIPPKGTINIHASLLPQYRGAAPINWAIINGEKTTGVTLFFINEQIDCGKIINFKEVPILPHYNAGMLHDVLMQEGAQLLISTLPSIEFNEIEPIEQSSFIIQEQELKSAPKITPELCKINWSLKIEQIHNLIRGLSPYPAAFTTLINLKNNKTLHLKIFSSEIIDGKHESPCGTIITDKKNYLYITADGGILQINECQPEGKKRMTIKDFLNGFKDIEDWKIIDFESSK; this is encoded by the coding sequence ATGAAGATTGTTTTTATGGGGACACCGCAATTTGCGGCTTATACATTAAAAGAATTATTAAAAAGCCAACATCAAATCGTTGCAGTTGTTACTGTTCCCGACAAGCCAGCTGGAAGAGGTCTAAAACTTAAACAAAGCGAAGTTAAACAAATTGCCCTTGAACATCAAATACCCTTATTACAACCTGAGCGGTTAAAAGACGAATCATTTATTGCTTCGTTAAAATCATACCAAGCCGATTTATTTGTTGTTGTTGCCTTTCGCATGTTACCCAAAGAAGTATGGTCAATACCTCCCAAAGGAACAATCAACATACACGCCTCTTTATTACCACAATACAGAGGTGCTGCACCTATCAATTGGGCAATTATTAACGGAGAAAAAACTACAGGCGTAACTCTTTTCTTTATTAACGAACAAATTGACTGCGGAAAAATTATTAATTTTAAAGAAGTTCCTATTTTGCCACACTATAATGCCGGTATGCTCCATGATGTTTTAATGCAGGAAGGGGCTCAATTGCTTATCTCAACATTACCATCAATTGAATTTAATGAGATTGAGCCCATTGAACAAAGTAGCTTTATAATTCAAGAACAAGAATTAAAATCAGCTCCAAAAATTACACCCGAATTATGCAAAATAAACTGGTCGTTAAAAATTGAACAAATTCATAATTTAATACGAGGCTTAAGTCCTTACCCAGCTGCATTCACAACACTTATCAACCTCAAAAACAATAAAACCTTACATTTAAAAATATTCAGTTCAGAAATAATTGATGGTAAGCACGAAAGTCCATGTGGAACTATTATTACAGATAAAAAAAATTATCTTTATATCACAGCCGATGGTGGCATACTTCAGATAAACGAATGCCAACCCGAAGGCAAAAAACGAATGACGATAAAAGATTTTTTGAATGGCTTTAAGGATATTGAAGATTGGAAAATTATTGATTTTGAATCATCCAAATAG
- a CDS encoding AAA family ATPase, giving the protein MLHQFFFSEILKNLDYEPTNDQKKALELFAEFIFSPNQHIFILNGYAGTGKTTLIKSITKTFLNIKYPFVLLAPTGRAAKVLSNYCQQIAYTIHKFIYRQLSADDFRFVLNYNSIKEGVFFIDESSLISNEGSDFNIFGSGYLLEDLLEFVFQHPKNKLVFIGDAAQLPPVGSINHPALQIETFKQKGFNCIYAELQEVVRQQQSSLIYQNATLLRKKIEENLHQLPIFYTSSNDFIFLSSADSLEYIASSYDHVGLDETVILCYSNKRALQVNKAIRNRIFYYENEMVNGELLMVVKNNYMPLPKDIPFNFIANGEMIYVRKILRNEEIYGFKFKKVLAELSSAPGIEIECLLLEETMFSEQANLSRERQETLFQQIAIDYEDVKSKKKRLTLIRENPYFNALQIKYAYAITAHKSQGGQWKHVYIDLSFLNYTEFGIEQLKWLYTAITRATEKVYIIDLPQKFANHIKKS; this is encoded by the coding sequence TTTTTTTTAGTGAAATCCTTAAAAACCTTGATTATGAACCAACTAATGATCAAAAAAAAGCTTTAGAATTATTTGCAGAGTTCATTTTTTCGCCCAACCAACATATTTTTATTCTTAACGGATATGCAGGAACTGGAAAAACTACTCTTATAAAATCTATTACAAAAACTTTTTTAAACATAAAATATCCTTTTGTATTGCTAGCACCTACGGGCAGAGCTGCAAAAGTTTTATCCAATTATTGTCAACAAATCGCATATACTATTCATAAATTTATTTATAGGCAATTATCGGCCGATGATTTTAGGTTTGTATTAAATTATAATAGCATAAAAGAAGGTGTATTTTTTATCGATGAATCTTCGTTAATCTCGAACGAAGGGAGCGATTTTAATATATTTGGTAGTGGATATTTATTAGAAGATCTACTTGAATTTGTATTTCAACACCCTAAAAACAAGCTTGTTTTTATTGGCGACGCAGCTCAGTTGCCTCCAGTTGGTTCTATCAATCATCCTGCACTTCAAATAGAAACCTTTAAACAAAAAGGGTTTAATTGTATTTATGCCGAATTACAAGAAGTAGTCCGACAGCAACAAAGCTCATTGATTTATCAAAATGCTACGCTACTTCGTAAAAAAATTGAAGAAAACCTACACCAATTGCCAATTTTTTATACATCTTCAAACGACTTTATTTTTTTATCATCTGCAGACTCGCTCGAGTATATTGCCTCCTCTTATGACCATGTAGGCCTAGACGAAACCGTAATACTTTGTTATTCAAATAAACGAGCTTTACAGGTAAACAAAGCCATTCGAAATAGAATATTTTATTACGAAAACGAAATGGTCAATGGCGAATTACTCATGGTAGTAAAAAACAATTACATGCCTTTACCCAAAGATATTCCTTTTAACTTTATTGCCAATGGCGAAATGATTTATGTACGCAAAATATTACGCAATGAGGAAATTTACGGCTTTAAATTCAAAAAAGTACTTGCCGAACTTAGCTCAGCTCCGGGTATCGAAATAGAGTGTTTATTGCTCGAAGAAACCATGTTCTCTGAGCAGGCAAACCTATCGCGTGAAAGACAAGAAACACTTTTTCAGCAAATCGCCATCGACTACGAAGATGTTAAATCAAAGAAAAAACGCTTAACTTTAATACGCGAAAATCCGTATTTTAATGCCTTACAAATAAAATATGCTTATGCCATAACCGCCCACAAATCGCAAGGTGGACAATGGAAACATGTTTATATCGACCTTTCATTTTTAAACTATACCGAATTTGGCATTGAACAATTAAAATGGCTATATACTGCAATAACTCGGGCAACCGAAAAAGTGTATATAATAGACTTGCCTCAAAAGTTTGCGAACCATATCAAAAAAAGTTAA